One genomic region from Spirosoma sp. KCTC 42546 encodes:
- a CDS encoding type I restriction-modification system subunit M has translation MSTKEQQKLGKTLWDIADQLRGAMNADDFRDYMLSFLFLRYLSYNYEESAKKELGSDYPTLDGTDKRTPLSVWYAANETDVQEFEKQMRRKVHYVIQPQHLWSNITELARTQNTELLVTLEAGFRYIENESFERAFQGLFSEINLNSEKLGKTSPERNKKLCTIIQKIAEGIADFSADSDTLGDAYEYLIGEFAAGSGKKAGEFYTPQQISTILSEIVVLDSQDPSSGKKKKFDKILDFTCGSGSLLLNVRKRIKDNGGNIGKLYGQEKNITTYNLARMNMLLHGMKDTEFEIFHGDTLENQWDLLNEPNPSKKIEFDAVVANPPFSLRWEPNDTLAEDFRFKSYGLAPKSAADFAFLLHGFHFLGTEGTMAIILPHGVLFRGGAEERIRTKLLKDNHIDTVIGLPSNLFYSTGIPVCILVLKKCKKQDDVLFINATSEGNFDKGKRQNSLSENHISRIVDTYKYRPEHIERYARRVSLEEIEKNGYNLNISRYVSTSIDEVQIDLKAVHAKLALLNESILANTEKHNEFLKELGLPTI, from the coding sequence ATGTCAACTAAAGAACAACAAAAACTGGGCAAAACTCTTTGGGATATAGCAGACCAACTGCGTGGGGCTATGAACGCGGATGATTTCCGTGATTATATGCTTTCGTTTCTTTTCCTTCGGTATCTGTCGTATAACTATGAAGAATCGGCAAAAAAAGAATTAGGGTCAGACTATCCTACATTGGATGGAACCGACAAGCGAACACCATTATCTGTCTGGTATGCAGCTAATGAAACAGATGTGCAGGAGTTTGAAAAGCAAATGCGTAGAAAGGTGCATTATGTGATACAACCCCAACACCTGTGGAGCAACATTACCGAGTTAGCCAGAACGCAAAACACGGAGCTATTGGTAACGCTGGAAGCCGGTTTTCGCTACATCGAGAATGAATCGTTTGAACGGGCCTTCCAGGGGCTATTTTCAGAAATCAACCTGAATTCTGAAAAACTGGGCAAAACGTCACCCGAACGGAATAAAAAGCTCTGCACCATCATTCAGAAAATTGCCGAAGGCATAGCCGATTTCTCGGCTGATTCAGACACCCTCGGCGATGCCTATGAATATTTGATCGGCGAGTTTGCCGCCGGTTCAGGCAAAAAAGCTGGTGAGTTTTATACCCCCCAGCAAATTTCAACCATCCTGTCTGAAATTGTCGTCTTAGACAGCCAAGACCCTAGCTCGGGCAAAAAGAAGAAATTCGATAAGATACTTGATTTTACCTGTGGTTCAGGCTCTTTGCTACTGAACGTCCGGAAGCGCATCAAGGACAATGGCGGTAATATCGGCAAACTCTACGGGCAGGAAAAGAACATTACCACCTACAACCTGGCACGAATGAATATGCTCTTGCACGGTATGAAAGACACCGAGTTTGAGATATTTCACGGAGACACCTTAGAAAACCAGTGGGATTTACTCAACGAGCCAAATCCGTCGAAAAAGATCGAGTTCGATGCCGTTGTCGCCAATCCGCCATTCAGCCTGCGTTGGGAACCAAACGACACCTTGGCCGAAGATTTTCGGTTCAAGAGTTACGGCTTAGCCCCCAAATCAGCCGCAGATTTTGCTTTCTTGCTACACGGCTTTCACTTTCTGGGAACAGAAGGAACAATGGCCATCATCCTGCCACACGGCGTTTTATTCCGTGGCGGTGCCGAAGAACGAATTCGTACTAAACTGTTAAAAGACAATCACATTGACACAGTCATTGGATTGCCGTCTAACTTGTTCTATTCAACGGGTATTCCTGTTTGTATTTTAGTCCTGAAAAAATGCAAAAAGCAGGATGATGTGTTATTTATCAACGCAACTTCAGAAGGAAATTTTGACAAAGGAAAACGGCAGAACAGTCTAAGCGAAAATCACATAAGTCGAATTGTCGATACGTACAAATACCGGCCCGAACACATTGAGCGCTATGCCCGCCGGGTTTCACTGGAAGAAATTGAAAAGAACGGCTACAACCTAAACATTTCGAGATATGTGAGCACATCGATTGACGAGGTACAGATTGACTTAAAAGCCGTACATGCAAAACTGGCTCTACTCAATGAAAGCATTCTGGCGAATACCGAAAAGCACAATGAATTTTTAAAAGAGTTGGGTTTGCCAACCATATAA
- the tnpA gene encoding IS200/IS605 family transposase: MGQSLVQNYIHVVFSTKHRLPFIQPPVEQELHSYLGGICNKLECQPIKVGGYIDHIHILCKLSKKIALMKLVEEVKSHSSKWIKTKGEDYRNFYWQDGYGAFSVNPSQVDTVIAYIANQHEHHSKKTFQDEYRAFLKKYAVEYDERYVWD; encoded by the coding sequence ATGGGACAATCATTAGTACAAAATTATATCCACGTAGTATTCAGCACCAAACACAGGCTGCCATTCATCCAGCCACCAGTGGAACAGGAATTACATAGCTACCTGGGAGGCATCTGCAATAAGCTGGAATGCCAACCTATAAAAGTGGGTGGCTACATCGACCATATACACATCCTTTGTAAACTCTCCAAAAAAATAGCATTGATGAAACTGGTAGAAGAAGTAAAGTCACATTCGTCCAAATGGATAAAAACTAAAGGAGAAGATTACCGTAATTTTTATTGGCAGGATGGATATGGTGCTTTTTCGGTCAATCCATCTCAAGTGGATACGGTAATCGCTTATATCGCCAATCAGCATGAGCATCATAGTAAAAAGACCTTTCAAGATGAATATCGAGCTTTTTTAAAGAAGTATGCTGTAGAGTATGATGAACGATATGTTTGGGATTGA
- a CDS encoding AAA family ATPase, whose protein sequence is MSDQKKLYKYKDLTKVATRLRDDLNNHHFVLLYAYNGTGKTRLSMEFKDISKKRKKNPVTDTLYYNAYTEDLFHWNNDLENDSERHLIINKSSRFFEGFRELALEEKIFNFLERYTDFNFTINYDDWTIVFRKQIKNPKFRPEAEEPEYIILDNIKVSRGEENIFIWCIFLAICELAIDGDESYSWVRHIYIDDPISSLDDNNAIAVASDLAQLLKRGKEKVRVVISTHHSLFFNVMYNELRSTGHKSHFLHKNGADGYVLRATDDTPFFHHVALLTELKKVSDSAKINTYHFNMLRSVLEKTSTFFGYDDFSKCIYGVDDEVLFSRALNLLSHGKYSIYQPTEMNEDNKDLFKRILNAFLDTHNFQLPEIFA, encoded by the coding sequence ATGAGTGATCAAAAAAAACTATACAAATACAAAGATTTAACCAAAGTAGCCACCAGGTTACGAGACGATTTAAATAATCATCATTTTGTTTTGCTATATGCCTACAATGGAACGGGGAAAACCCGCCTTTCCATGGAATTCAAAGACATAAGTAAGAAACGTAAGAAAAACCCAGTTACAGATACCCTCTACTACAATGCATACACAGAAGACCTTTTTCATTGGAACAATGATCTTGAAAATGACTCCGAAAGGCATCTAATCATCAACAAAAGTTCTAGATTTTTTGAAGGATTCAGGGAACTGGCACTTGAAGAAAAGATTTTTAATTTTCTTGAACGATACACCGATTTTAATTTTACGATAAATTATGATGATTGGACTATTGTTTTTAGAAAGCAAATTAAAAATCCGAAGTTTAGACCAGAAGCAGAAGAGCCAGAATATATAATCCTGGATAATATCAAGGTATCAAGAGGAGAAGAAAATATTTTCATTTGGTGCATTTTTCTAGCTATATGTGAGTTAGCCATTGATGGTGATGAGTCGTATAGTTGGGTTCGACATATTTATATTGATGACCCAATTTCTTCACTTGATGACAACAACGCTATTGCTGTGGCCAGTGATTTAGCTCAATTACTAAAAAGAGGAAAAGAAAAAGTCAGAGTTGTTATTTCTACACACCACTCGTTATTTTTCAATGTGATGTATAACGAACTCAGGAGTACTGGACACAAAAGTCACTTTTTACATAAAAATGGAGCAGATGGTTATGTATTGAGAGCTACAGACGACACCCCGTTTTTTCATCACGTTGCTTTGTTGACCGAACTAAAAAAGGTATCAGATTCAGCAAAAATAAATACCTATCATTTTAATATGTTACGTAGTGTTTTAGAAAAGACGTCAACCTTTTTTGGTTACGATGATTTTTCCAAATGTATATATGGTGTGGATGATGAAGTACTGTTCTCTCGTGCTTTAAATTTGCTAAGTCATGGAAAATACTCCATTTATCAACCTACTGAAATGAATGAAGATAATAAAGACCTATTTAAAAGAATACTGAACGCATTTTTGGATACACACAACTTTCAATTACCTGAAATATTTGCTTAA
- a CDS encoding restriction endonuclease subunit S has translation MENQTNKLIPELRFPEFLKDGEWEEKKLGEIAELTSSKRVHLADYVSNGIPFFRGKEISQLKNNNIPEDILYISEEQYDTIREKYGVPVIGDILITAVGTLANVYCVKNNDKFYFKDGNLIWMKNITIDSGFLEVLLDVEKEKILASAIGSSQKALTMVALNKLKFKTPRNLEEQQKIADCLSSLDEVIAAHSQKLYALKEHKKGLMQNLFPQEGETVPKWRFPEFEKDGDWEEKKLGSICEVITKGTTPQKFSKAGIRFIKIEAFQNNHIILDKCMFVDEDTHTKELKRSILKEGDILFAIAGATIGKVNIVKKDILPANTNQALAIVRLKEKENKNFILHILKSEIMQRYIQKSISVGAQPNLNLEQMGSFSLAYPENLKEQQKIAECLSSLDILITAQEEKIEQLKLHKKGLMQGLFPKIND, from the coding sequence ATGGAGAACCAAACGAATAAATTAATACCCGAATTGCGTTTTCCTGAGTTTTTGAAGGATGGGGAGTGGGAGGAGAAAAAATTGGGGGAAATTGCAGAATTAACATCAAGTAAAAGAGTTCATTTAGCTGATTACGTTTCAAATGGTATTCCCTTTTTCAGAGGAAAGGAAATATCTCAATTAAAAAATAATAATATTCCAGAAGATATTTTGTATATCTCAGAAGAGCAATATGATACAATTAGAGAGAAATATGGTGTTCCAGTAATAGGAGATATTTTGATTACTGCCGTAGGAACATTGGCTAATGTTTATTGTGTTAAGAACAACGACAAATTCTATTTTAAGGATGGGAATTTGATTTGGATGAAAAATATTACAATAGATTCAGGCTTTTTAGAAGTTTTGCTTGATGTAGAAAAAGAAAAGATTTTAGCGTCAGCAATTGGTTCATCACAAAAAGCTTTGACAATGGTTGCTTTAAATAAACTTAAATTTAAAACCCCTAGAAATCTCGAAGAACAACAAAAAATCGCTGATTGCCTTTCTTCCTTAGATGAAGTAATTGCCGCTCACAGTCAAAAATTATACGCCTTAAAAGAGCACAAAAAAGGCTTGATGCAAAACTTGTTTCCGCAAGAAGGCGAAACGGTTCCTAAATGGCGTTTTCCTGAGTTTGAGAAGGATGGAGATTGGGAGGAGAAGAAGTTGGGAAGTATTTGCGAAGTAATTACAAAAGGCACGACACCTCAAAAGTTTTCAAAGGCAGGGATTCGCTTCATAAAAATAGAAGCATTTCAAAATAACCATATTATTCTTGACAAATGCATGTTCGTGGATGAAGATACGCATACTAAGGAATTAAAACGTTCTATTTTAAAGGAAGGTGATATTCTATTCGCTATTGCAGGAGCAACTATAGGAAAAGTAAATATTGTCAAAAAAGATATTTTACCTGCCAATACAAATCAAGCTCTAGCAATTGTAAGATTGAAAGAAAAAGAAAATAAAAACTTTATCTTACATATTTTGAAATCTGAAATAATGCAAAGGTATATTCAGAAAAGTATTTCTGTAGGAGCACAACCAAATCTGAATTTAGAACAGATGGGAAGTTTTTCTCTTGCTTATCCTGAAAACCTAAAAGAACAGCAAAAAATAGCTGAATGCCTTTCTTCGTTAGATATTTTAATCACGGCACAAGAGGAGAAAATAGAGCAGTTAAAGTTGCATAAAAAGGGATTGATGCAAGGATTATTTCCAAAAATTAATGATTAG
- a CDS encoding YhcG family protein, whose product MSKLTPPPLTEAAYADLVEQAISQIHTARILIARQVNSSTQSVYWNLGKLLSEKQLEEGYGSGVINQLSTDLKNEFPNMGLSPRNLWDMKRFYERYHQADTKLRQAVAVLPWGHNLLLLNKLQSLDAVEFYANETLTKGWSRDLLLNAIKLDSFGQAQQQIKTHNFDQTLPAAHADYANEVFKSSYNLGFLGITEPVKELELENRLIAKIRAFILELGKGFSFIGNQYRLEYNGKDYFVDMLFFHRGLRSLVAIELKIGSFKAEYVGKMNLYLSLLDRLEKSETENPSIGIILCADKDHLDVEIALQDINKPIGVAEYQLLLPQAALQTLILNELNATQQNNGEPNE is encoded by the coding sequence ATGAGTAAACTAACCCCACCGCCCTTGACCGAAGCCGCGTATGCCGACCTAGTAGAGCAAGCGATTAGCCAAATCCACACGGCCCGTATCCTGATTGCCCGACAGGTAAACAGCAGTACGCAATCGGTTTACTGGAATCTGGGAAAGCTGCTTTCTGAAAAACAACTGGAAGAGGGCTATGGCAGCGGTGTAATTAACCAATTATCCACAGACCTGAAAAACGAGTTTCCGAATATGGGTTTGTCTCCGCGAAACCTGTGGGACATGAAACGCTTTTATGAGCGGTATCATCAGGCCGATACAAAACTGCGACAAGCTGTCGCAGTTTTGCCCTGGGGTCATAACTTACTATTGCTTAATAAGCTACAATCCCTTGACGCTGTCGAATTCTACGCCAACGAAACCCTGACGAAAGGCTGGTCCAGAGATTTATTGCTCAATGCCATCAAACTGGACAGTTTTGGGCAGGCGCAGCAACAAATCAAAACCCACAATTTTGATCAGACGCTGCCGGCGGCCCATGCCGATTATGCCAATGAAGTATTCAAAAGCAGCTATAATCTGGGATTTTTGGGCATTACCGAACCCGTTAAAGAGCTGGAATTAGAAAACAGACTCATCGCCAAAATCAGAGCCTTTATTCTAGAATTGGGCAAAGGGTTTAGCTTCATTGGCAACCAATACCGACTGGAATACAATGGCAAGGACTATTTTGTCGACATGCTTTTCTTTCACCGGGGCCTTCGTTCGCTGGTGGCCATTGAATTGAAAATTGGTAGCTTCAAAGCCGAATATGTAGGGAAAATGAATCTGTATCTCTCCCTGCTCGACCGGCTGGAAAAAAGCGAAACCGAAAACCCATCCATCGGCATCATTCTCTGCGCCGATAAAGACCACCTCGACGTAGAAATTGCCCTGCAAGACATCAATAAACCCATCGGCGTTGCGGAGTACCAACTACTGCTGCCCCAGGCAGCCTTACAAACGTTGATACTGAACGAATTAAACGCCACTCAACAAAACAATGGAGAACCAAACGAATAA
- a CDS encoding type I restriction endonuclease subunit R produces MSRENQLEEGLIKQLTELKYIYRPEIVDRKTLEQNFKTKFEALNRVRLSENEFLRLREEIINPDVFAASKLLRERNYFQREDGTPLHYTLVNNKDWCKNDFEVISQLRINTENSHQRYDIILLINGLPIVQIELKNVGITARKAMEQIVDYKNEPGNGYGNSLLCYMQLFIVSNRTNTYYFANNKNQHFAFNSDEQFLPIYQLADEKNKKITQLDSFTEKFLTKCTLGEMISKYMVLVESEQKLLVMRPYQIYAVKAIVDCIHQNRGNGYIWHTTGSGKTLTSFKASTLLKDNPDIEKCLFVVDRKDLDRQTREEFNKFQEGSVEENTNTETLVRRLLSTDYADKVIVTTIQKLGLALDGTYKKNYKERLEPLSNKRMVFIFDECHRSQFGDNHQAIKEFFPNAQLFGFTGTPIFDENAAYKQIDGEEKTNITTQDIFKKQLHAYTITHAIEDKNVLRFHIDYFKGKGTQNAKPGEPIAQQAVVEAILNKHNAATNSRRFNAVLATASINNAIEYYQLFKNSQKKKKEADDLYVPLNIACVFSPPAQLIAKDGDQQSQKNAADIKQLQEDLTQEKEDNKHNPEEKKKALIEIIADFNKQYGTSHSINEFDLYYQDVQSRIKDQKYSNKDYPHKNKIDITIVVDMLLTGFDSKYLNTLYVDKNLKYHGLIQAFSRTNRVLNDTKPYGNILDFRSQQDAVNQAIALFSGEDNGQAKEIWLVDPAPVVIEKYQKAIEALGSFMQQHNLVNEPQEVYNLKGDAARIAFVKNFKEVQRLKTQLDQYTDLDEVQQAKIEAILPKETLQEFRSSYLETAKQLKEIQQKEGDFAPPDIQQLDFEFVLFASAVIDYDYIMSLIADSTQKKPARQKMTKEQVISLLSANANLMDEQEDLTDYINSLDWNSGQDTTTLTKGYDTFKVEKNEKELAVIANKHGLQTADLKAFVDGIMSRMIFDGEKLTDLLEPLELGWKQRRLKELALMEDLVPQLKKIAEGREIAGLAAYDV; encoded by the coding sequence ATGAGTAGAGAAAACCAACTAGAAGAAGGCCTGATTAAGCAACTTACAGAGCTTAAATACATCTATCGACCCGAGATTGTTGATCGGAAAACGCTTGAGCAAAACTTCAAAACTAAATTTGAAGCACTTAATCGTGTCCGGCTTTCAGAGAATGAGTTTTTACGCTTACGGGAAGAAATCATCAATCCTGATGTGTTTGCTGCGTCAAAACTTCTGCGTGAACGGAACTACTTTCAACGTGAGGACGGAACGCCACTTCATTACACACTGGTAAATAATAAAGACTGGTGCAAAAATGATTTTGAAGTAATTAGCCAGTTACGCATCAATACAGAAAACAGCCATCAACGGTACGACATTATTCTGCTAATCAACGGTTTGCCTATCGTGCAAATCGAACTTAAAAACGTAGGCATCACGGCTCGTAAGGCTATGGAGCAAATCGTGGACTACAAAAACGAACCCGGTAATGGGTATGGAAACTCGCTGCTTTGCTATATGCAGTTGTTTATCGTGAGCAACAGAACCAATACCTACTACTTTGCCAACAATAAAAATCAGCATTTTGCTTTCAATTCCGATGAACAGTTTTTGCCCATCTATCAATTGGCCGATGAGAAAAACAAGAAAATAACGCAGCTTGACTCATTTACCGAAAAATTTCTAACCAAGTGTACTCTTGGCGAAATGATTAGCAAGTACATGGTGCTGGTAGAAAGCGAGCAAAAATTGCTCGTGATGCGGCCCTATCAGATTTACGCGGTAAAGGCCATTGTCGATTGCATTCATCAAAATCGGGGCAACGGCTATATCTGGCACACGACCGGCAGTGGTAAAACATTGACTTCGTTCAAAGCCTCTACCCTACTGAAAGATAATCCCGATATTGAAAAATGTTTGTTTGTTGTTGACCGCAAAGACCTTGACCGGCAAACCCGCGAAGAGTTCAATAAATTTCAGGAAGGCAGCGTAGAAGAAAACACCAATACAGAAACATTGGTAAGACGTTTATTATCTACTGATTATGCCGACAAGGTAATAGTTACAACCATTCAAAAGCTAGGGTTAGCGTTAGACGGCACGTACAAGAAAAATTACAAAGAGCGTCTGGAGCCGTTGAGCAACAAGCGGATGGTGTTCATCTTTGACGAATGCCATCGTTCGCAGTTTGGCGATAACCACCAAGCCATCAAGGAGTTTTTTCCAAATGCTCAGCTTTTTGGCTTTACCGGTACACCTATTTTTGATGAAAATGCGGCTTACAAGCAAATTGATGGCGAAGAGAAGACCAATATAACCACTCAGGATATTTTTAAGAAGCAATTACACGCGTACACCATTACCCACGCCATTGAGGACAAAAATGTATTGCGTTTTCATATCGACTATTTCAAAGGCAAAGGCACGCAAAACGCCAAACCTGGTGAACCGATTGCGCAACAGGCTGTCGTAGAAGCTATTTTGAACAAACACAATGCGGCTACCAATTCAAGGCGTTTCAATGCCGTATTGGCAACCGCTTCGATCAATAACGCCATCGAGTATTATCAGCTGTTCAAAAATAGTCAGAAGAAAAAGAAAGAAGCCGACGACCTGTATGTTCCGTTAAACATTGCCTGTGTGTTCTCTCCACCGGCGCAGCTCATTGCAAAAGACGGCGACCAGCAAAGCCAAAAGAATGCTGCGGATATAAAACAATTACAGGAAGATTTAACGCAGGAGAAAGAAGATAACAAACATAACCCTGAAGAGAAGAAAAAAGCACTGATCGAAATTATTGCTGATTTCAACAAGCAATATGGTACCAGTCATTCGATCAACGAGTTCGATTTGTATTATCAGGATGTGCAAAGCCGGATAAAAGACCAGAAATACAGCAACAAAGACTATCCCCACAAAAACAAAATCGACATTACCATCGTGGTGGATATGTTGCTAACCGGGTTTGATTCCAAATACCTGAATACCTTGTATGTGGACAAGAACCTGAAATACCACGGGTTGATACAGGCGTTTTCCCGAACCAACCGGGTGCTGAACGATACCAAACCGTACGGCAACATTTTAGATTTTCGCTCTCAACAAGACGCCGTAAACCAGGCTATTGCCCTCTTTTCTGGTGAAGACAACGGGCAAGCCAAAGAGATTTGGCTCGTTGACCCTGCGCCTGTGGTGATTGAAAAATATCAGAAAGCCATTGAAGCCTTAGGCAGCTTCATGCAACAGCATAATCTGGTAAACGAACCGCAGGAAGTGTACAACCTGAAAGGAGATGCTGCCCGAATTGCCTTTGTGAAAAACTTTAAGGAAGTCCAACGGCTGAAAACCCAGCTAGACCAATACACCGATTTAGACGAGGTACAGCAGGCTAAAATAGAAGCCATTTTGCCTAAAGAAACCTTGCAGGAGTTTAGAAGCTCGTATCTGGAAACCGCTAAACAGCTTAAGGAAATACAGCAAAAAGAAGGCGACTTCGCACCGCCCGACATTCAGCAGTTGGATTTTGAATTTGTGCTGTTTGCGTCGGCCGTGATCGACTACGACTACATTATGAGCCTGATTGCCGACAGTACGCAGAAGAAACCCGCCCGGCAAAAAATGACCAAAGAGCAGGTGATTAGTTTGCTGAGTGCCAATGCCAACCTGATGGACGAGCAGGAAGACTTAACGGATTACATCAACAGCCTGGACTGGAACAGCGGACAGGATACGACTACGTTAACCAAAGGCTACGATACGTTTAAAGTTGAGAAAAACGAAAAGGAACTGGCGGTCATTGCCAACAAACACGGTTTGCAAACGGCTGACCTGAAAGCCTTTGTCGATGGCATTATGAGCCGGATGATCTTCGACGGCGAAAAACTCACCGATCTGTTGGAGCCGCTGGAACTTGGCTGGAAACAACGCCGACTCAAAGAACTGGCCCTAATGGAGGACCTGGTGCCCCAATTAAAGAAAATAGCCGAAGGGCGTGAGATAGCCGGGTTAGCCGCGTATGATGTCTGA
- a CDS encoding MFS transporter, whose product MKNNPRTLTAWTFYDWANSVHSLVIVSSIFPVYFSATALNSEGGPVINFLGLSIKNSVLFSYTISAAFLFTALLSPLCTAIADYSGKKKTFMKVFCYTGAISCSLLYFFTKETTTFAVICFWISLIGWSGSIVFYNSYLPDIATEDQYDRVSARGFSMGYLGSVLLMVVNLLVILKREWFGNISEAMASRIAFLTVGLWWVGFAQIPFSRLPDGTKKAAQSGNYLLNGFKELRHVWNDLQERPLAKRFLVSFFVYNMAVQTVMYVATIFGSDELRLPGQSLIITILLIQLVAIPGAYGFSRLSGIIGNTYALMTAVLIWIGICAAAYYVQTESQFFVLAGVVGLVMGGIQSLSRSTYSKLIPATTDTASYFSFYDVTEKTSIVLGTLVYGLIEQITGSMRNSILALLVLFVIGFVLLWRIPSQKVYHTHLETEEVL is encoded by the coding sequence ATGAAAAACAACCCCCGTACCCTGACTGCCTGGACATTTTACGACTGGGCGAATTCGGTTCACTCCCTGGTTATTGTCTCCAGTATTTTCCCGGTTTACTTTTCGGCCACTGCACTCAATAGTGAAGGCGGACCCGTTATAAATTTCCTGGGACTCTCCATCAAAAACTCGGTCCTGTTTTCCTACACCATTTCGGCAGCTTTTCTGTTTACGGCCCTGCTGTCGCCCCTATGTACAGCCATTGCCGATTATAGTGGGAAGAAGAAAACATTTATGAAAGTGTTTTGCTACACGGGCGCTATCAGTTGCAGTCTGCTGTATTTCTTCACGAAGGAAACCACCACCTTTGCTGTTATCTGCTTCTGGATCAGCCTGATTGGCTGGAGTGGCAGTATCGTGTTCTATAATTCGTACCTGCCCGACATTGCCACCGAAGACCAGTACGACCGGGTGAGTGCGCGGGGTTTTTCGATGGGGTATTTGGGGAGCGTTCTGCTCATGGTGGTTAACCTGCTGGTGATTCTGAAACGCGAGTGGTTCGGCAATATCTCCGAAGCTATGGCGTCTCGAATTGCCTTTCTGACCGTTGGTTTGTGGTGGGTTGGTTTCGCTCAGATACCCTTCAGCCGGCTGCCCGATGGCACGAAAAAGGCGGCTCAGTCGGGCAATTACCTGTTAAATGGGTTTAAGGAATTGCGGCATGTCTGGAACGACTTACAGGAGCGCCCCTTAGCCAAGCGATTTCTGGTATCGTTCTTCGTCTATAACATGGCGGTTCAAACCGTGATGTACGTAGCGACCATTTTTGGCAGCGACGAGTTACGGCTCCCCGGACAGAGCCTGATTATCACCATTTTGCTCATTCAATTAGTGGCCATTCCGGGTGCGTATGGCTTCTCCAGATTATCGGGAATCATTGGTAATACGTACGCACTGATGACGGCGGTACTGATCTGGATTGGCATTTGCGCAGCCGCCTACTACGTACAAACTGAATCGCAGTTTTTCGTACTGGCGGGCGTGGTTGGGCTGGTCATGGGCGGTATTCAATCCCTTTCCCGCTCCACCTATTCCAAGCTCATTCCCGCAACTACCGACACCGCGTCGTATTTCAGCTTCTACGACGTGACCGAAAAAACCTCCATCGTATTAGGTACACTAGTGTATGGCCTGATTGAACAGATTACGGGGAGCATGCGCAACAGTATTCTGGCCCTGCTGGTGCTTTTCGTGATCGGTTTTGTGCTGTTATGGCGCATTCCCTCACAAAAAGTTTACCATACCCATTTGGAAACAGAGGAAGTTTTGTAA
- a CDS encoding alpha/beta fold hydrolase encodes MKSLRFETEPNFFLTADAWGDPSNPPVLLLHGGGQTRHSWGDTARWLADAGWYAIALDARGHGDSDWSADGQYTIDYLAKDLRAVVAQLDQKPALVGASMGGMTALIAEGERPAGTESICTAIVLVDIAPRTEQKGIERIFAFMSNNQDGFASLTEAAEAVAAYLPHRPRPSDHSRLEKNLRLRQSPTGELRYYWHWDPTMLSVWRHTTSPDKQIQNEERLYRAANALTVPTLIVRGGISDVVSEKVMAEFLDAVPHVQSVSVADAGHMVAGDSNHAFTRAVIEFLSGVSGVGK; translated from the coding sequence ATGAAATCACTTCGTTTTGAAACTGAACCCAATTTTTTTCTAACCGCCGATGCCTGGGGTGATCCCTCAAATCCGCCTGTGCTACTCCTTCACGGCGGTGGCCAAACGCGCCATTCCTGGGGCGACACCGCCCGTTGGCTGGCCGATGCGGGTTGGTATGCCATAGCCCTCGATGCCCGCGGACATGGCGACAGCGACTGGTCGGCGGATGGGCAGTATACAATTGATTACCTGGCTAAAGACCTCCGGGCTGTTGTGGCCCAGCTCGATCAGAAACCGGCCCTTGTTGGGGCATCGATGGGCGGTATGACGGCCCTGATAGCGGAAGGCGAACGTCCAGCCGGAACGGAATCGATCTGCACCGCTATTGTGCTGGTCGATATTGCCCCCCGCACGGAGCAGAAAGGCATTGAACGGATATTTGCGTTTATGAGCAATAATCAGGATGGCTTTGCCAGTTTAACCGAAGCGGCCGAAGCCGTGGCGGCCTATCTCCCCCACCGGCCACGCCCCTCGGATCACAGTCGTCTGGAGAAAAACCTGCGACTACGTCAAAGCCCAACCGGCGAATTGCGCTACTACTGGCACTGGGACCCAACCATGCTCTCCGTCTGGCGACACACAACCAGTCCTGACAAACAGATACAAAATGAAGAGCGATTATACCGGGCGGCCAATGCCCTCACGGTGCCAACGCTCATTGTTCGGGGAGGCATCAGCGATGTGGTGAGCGAAAAAGTAATGGCAGAATTTTTAGATGCCGTTCCGCATGTGCAAAGTGTAAGCGTAGCCGACGCTGGCCATATGGTAGCCGGAGATTCAAATCATGCGTTTACACGAGCCGTTATTGAGTTTTTAAGTGGAGTTAGTGGAGTAGGTAAATAG